From Platichthys flesus chromosome 7, fPlaFle2.1, whole genome shotgun sequence:
CCACTTCAAATAGGGCCTCAAAGCCGAGACAGCCAGGTGCTTCACGGGAGCGaggtctcctgctgcagctcccgaCCACATCAGAGAGACTTCCAGAGGGCGGCCACCACCAGGCACAGTTTCCATGGAGAcatcaggaagaggaggatatcGTCACACCGAGAGAACAGTGGGAGAGATCACAGAGAAGAGCCGGACGGGCGCTGTGACACCGGGGAGCGTGGGGGAGAGGTTTATGAGATCAGCAGCCGAGAATCCAATCTCGCCAGCGGGGAAATCCGAGGCAGTAGAAGGTGGAGCGAGCACAGAAACACCAGTGACGAGGCGAGGGGGAGGAATGCAAATGAGTCCAGGGTCAAGAGGTCAACGAGTGAACGCCGTCCTCGGCACAAGACCACAGAGCGAAGGTTAAGCTCGGAGGAGGTGcggggggtggaggggagggcGGAGTGGCCCCCTCGACGAGCCCCACAGCGGAGCCTAAGCCTCAGCAGCACCGGGGCCTCCTCCATGGATAGGTCAAGGCACGAGGCAGAAGGTAACACAGCCGACTCGGATCTGCCTGAGGGAGGCTTCCTTTCTGTGttcctctcgtttcctctcAATCAGCGTCTGATCTGGACACAATTAGTCTCTAGTGGTGATTTGGGGTCTCTTCACTGAAGTGGGACGTTTGCCTTGTGTATATCTTTTGCTTTTCCTCTAGCCCTGAGATAATCTTCAGTGTGTGCTTTCatcttcaccttcatcttcatcatcagtcTTGATTTAGTGACAGGGTAAATACTGGAATCTCTTTCCAGTGAGAAACATGTCTTTACACGCTGTTATCTTCTCTTATCGGTGTGACTCAAATGTTCATTTCACTGGGATGACTCACCAACCGATGGTTTTATATTAATTTGGGGTTTGGATTTGCATAGTTGATCTCTGATGTTGTGTATCCCGGCCCTCAGGTGTGTCACTGCAACCAGATCCGAGTGAGACAAGCCTGAACCTTGGGGAATTGCAGCAGGTCCTGAGGGATGAAGAACTCGCCCGCAAgctgcaggatgaagaggaCAAGCTGTTGAGGAGGATCAGTGATCCAAGGGTTCGTCATGACTCGCTGAGATTTACGAGCAAAGGAGGAAGGATAGATGATTCAACCTGTTTTTACTGACATTAATCAGTCTTGTTCTCACAGAGCTCCCAACCCCCCCCACGTGGTCCGTACCCACAGGGAGACTTCAGGGTAGCACAAGTGGCGCAGGACGAGGTACGATTGTGATCCGACACGTCTGCTGCATCCACGTCTCTCGTGTTTAACATGCACCCGTGGAATGACGCTTTGCTGTGTTGTAGGAAATCGCACGTTTTATGCAGAAACAGGAAATCAAGTCAAAGCGTCGCTCGCAAGAGCTCGAGGGGCCGGGGTCGTGGCGTGAGCACAGAGCGATGATCAGTCACCATGATAGACGAACggccagagagagacaggtaaaTGTTTGACATCCTAGTGTCATGGACTTCTTTGGAATAATCCACTTTACTTTTCGATATCTGACGTCTATGCACTTGTGTTGCTGTAACCTCTGttagaagttgtgttttcattttcagaagAAGCTGATCCTTTGTGCTCTATATCCCAGGTCCAGCGAGAGAGACTGGACTCAGAGGGACTTCCTTCCCCCACGGAGGACTGCTGCCCGGAGAACCAGCCGCCCAGTCCCAGCTCCACTTTACTGTAATTGTTcttacataaatacacaatttaaaTGTGGCACACTTATCTCCACAATCGTTCATTTTATCAGATTCCCACTTGGTATGTGTGTCATTAaaggcccaaggaagtgcagtgttgaatctGCAGCCACAGAACAAACAACCAGCCCAGTCACTGCACTGGTTTGTATAAAACTTGATACTGTGTGCTGACGTGTTACTGCTGCGTCCACAGACCAGCCCAGCAGATCAGAAACATCGCAGAGGAGCTGGACCCGACCTTCCAGGCCCGGAGGCAGGACACGGAGCGCCTCCCTGTGGAGCAAACTGGTACTTATCAGGATCAGAGTCACTTGACATGAGAATGCTCAATCAACAGCTGGATACTCACAATCCTTTTCCTCCGTGACAGGTCCGGCGTGTCAGACACTTCCTGTGCCGCATT
This genomic window contains:
- the ccdc187 gene encoding coiled-coil domain-containing protein 187 isoform X3 — protein: MAELEIDQSNLPRVQEVCQCFAVLEDGALAHNLQEQEIEQYYTTNIQKNQLVQNDIRVAKRLQDEEEDQRAQQSADLRQASRQLEEQDLEYARVIQEELQRCAEEAHRREQDDEEIAKRMQDEEEQRIRARSRGQEGHSEGVSLQPDPSETSLNLGELQQVLRDEELARKLQDEEDKLLRRISDPRSSQPPPRGPYPQGDFRVAQVAQDEEIARFMQKQEIKSKRRSQELEGPGSWREHRAMISHHDRRTARERQVQRERLDSEGLPSPTEDCCPENQPPSPSSTLLPAQQIRNIAEELDPTFQARRQDTERLPVEQTGPACQTLPVPHSGLNGFLVEPAFIPPTKRQPEKSTHSKPKEKKENCKQQ